A stretch of Deltaproteobacteria bacterium DNA encodes these proteins:
- the rplM gene encoding 50S ribosomal protein L13, with translation MKTFSAKKEDVQRRWVVVDAEDVVLGRLASQVAGIIRGKNKPIFTPHVDTGDFVIVVNAEKIRLTGNKLDQKFYYRHSGYPGGIKGISARDLLEKRPEMLVKNAVRGMLPKNRLGRQMIGKLKIYAGAEHPHEAQQPEKISI, from the coding sequence ATGAAAACGTTCAGTGCAAAGAAGGAAGATGTACAAAGGCGGTGGGTCGTTGTGGATGCTGAGGACGTCGTCCTCGGAAGACTCGCCTCCCAGGTTGCCGGTATCATCAGGGGAAAGAACAAACCGATTTTTACTCCCCACGTGGACACGGGCGATTTTGTAATTGTTGTGAATGCCGAAAAGATCCGGTTAACCGGCAATAAACTTGACCAGAAGTTCTACTATCGTCATTCGGGCTATCCCGGCGGCATCAAGGGTATTTCCGCCCGGGATCTGCTTGAAAAAAGGCCGGAAATGTTGGTCAAAAATGCCGTCCGGGGGATGCTTCCCAAAAACAGGCTTGGCAGGCAGATGATCGGCAAGCTGAAGATATACGCCGGAGCGGAGCATCCCCATGAGGCACAGCAGCCCGAGAAGATCTCCATTTGA
- a CDS encoding orotate phosphoribosyltransferase, with protein MSDKILLSIFREKGALLEGHFGLTSGKHSPVYLQCALVLQYPDVGRDLGSRLAERVGEGIDLVVSPAVGGIVIGQEVAWALGARAVFTERVDGKMALRRGFTVNPGERILAVEDVVTTGGSIREAADLAVELGGNLVATASLVHRYIDKPVDPTPYPHFSLLPIHAPAFEPGQCPLCREEIPMEKPGSRALK; from the coding sequence ATGTCGGATAAAATTCTTCTTTCCATCTTCCGGGAGAAGGGGGCCCTTCTGGAAGGCCACTTCGGCCTGACTTCCGGCAAGCACAGCCCGGTTTATCTTCAATGTGCCCTGGTCCTGCAATATCCTGATGTTGGAAGGGATCTCGGTAGCAGGCTGGCCGAGAGGGTGGGAGAGGGGATCGACCTCGTAGTGTCACCAGCGGTTGGAGGCATTGTTATCGGGCAGGAGGTAGCTTGGGCCCTCGGTGCGAGGGCAGTGTTCACCGAGAGAGTTGATGGAAAAATGGCCCTGCGCCGCGGATTCACGGTTAATCCCGGTGAGAGAATTCTGGCTGTGGAGGACGTGGTTACCACCGGGGGATCCATCAGGGAGGCCGCAGACCTTGCTGTCGAACTGGGTGGCAACCTGGTTGCCACCGCTTCACTGGTGCATCGCTACATTGATAAACCTGTCGATCCCACCCCATATCCGCACTTTTCGCTTCTGCCGATTCATGCCCCCGCCTTCGAACCCGGCCAATGTCCCCTGTGCCGTGAAGAGATCCCCATGGAAAAACCCGGGAGCAGAGCGCTTAAGTAA
- a CDS encoding transporter substrate-binding domain-containing protein, with the protein MKRFAALLTLAAVLVLPSLPVHAANIDLAKSSTLESIIQSGTLRVGLETGYLPFEMRDKRGDIVGFDVSMAKEMAKSMGVKLKLVNTAWDGIIPALLTNKFDIIMSGMTITQQRNLKINFVDPYIIVGQTILISKKLEGKVKSYKDLNSPKYTVVSKLGTTGEQATKRLIPKANYKSFETEPEAAMEVINGRADAFVYDLPYCAVFFAQKGQGKLVFLDKPFTFEPLGWAVKKGDPDFLNWLNNFLRQVKGDGRYDKIYKKWITGTTWLKTVQ; encoded by the coding sequence ATGAAACGTTTTGCCGCTTTACTGACGCTTGCCGCGGTTCTTGTTCTGCCGTCGCTGCCTGTGCATGCCGCAAACATCGACCTGGCCAAGAGTTCCACCCTGGAATCAATAATACAATCCGGTACTCTGCGCGTCGGGCTGGAGACGGGATATCTTCCCTTCGAAATGAGGGACAAGAGAGGGGATATCGTCGGTTTCGACGTAAGCATGGCGAAGGAGATGGCCAAGTCCATGGGAGTAAAACTGAAACTCGTCAACACCGCCTGGGACGGCATCATTCCAGCCCTTTTAACGAACAAATTCGACATCATCATGAGCGGCATGACCATAACCCAACAGAGAAACCTGAAGATCAACTTTGTCGATCCCTATATCATAGTCGGGCAGACTATCCTCATTTCCAAAAAACTGGAGGGCAAGGTCAAGAGCTACAAGGATCTGAACAGTCCCAAGTACACGGTAGTCTCCAAGCTGGGAACCACTGGAGAGCAGGCAACCAAGAGGCTCATTCCGAAAGCCAACTATAAGAGTTTCGAAACGGAACCGGAGGCTGCCATGGAGGTCATCAACGGCCGCGCGGACGCCTTCGTGTATGATCTGCCATACTGCGCGGTGTTCTTCGCCCAGAAGGGCCAGGGAAAGCTGGTATTCCTTGACAAACCTTTCACCTTCGAACCCCTTGGATGGGCGGTCAAGAAGGGCGATCCGGATTTTCTCAACTGGCTGAACAATTTCCTGCGCCAGGTCAAGGGAGACGGCCGCTACGACAAGATCTACAAGAAGTGGATCACCGGCACGACCTGGTTGAAGACCGTTCAATAG
- a CDS encoding HD domain-containing protein — protein MKDSSISNHMQTIAGHRAAIAEGEENIIDIKCATNLMSAAIGLRNPYTKNHSDHVAEITLNIAESGFSDQFVNLDTVRMAAIIHDVGKIAVDEFILNKPTLLTEAEFEMIKFHTFLGRKLIADFDYNPMLNDAILSHHENYDGTGYPNGLKGDEIPLIARIIRVADYFDALTSSRPYRSTLQVDDAINIMRKNMHCFDPDVFKVFINNKQWLTRFCT, from the coding sequence ATGAAAGATTCTTCTATCTCCAATCACATGCAGACTATCGCCGGCCATAGAGCTGCTATAGCTGAGGGAGAAGAAAATATCATCGATATCAAGTGTGCAACCAACCTAATGAGTGCTGCAATTGGATTAAGAAACCCTTATACAAAAAACCATTCTGATCATGTGGCAGAAATAACGCTCAACATTGCAGAGTCAGGGTTTTCCGACCAATTTGTTAATTTGGATACTGTGAGAATGGCAGCAATCATTCATGATGTCGGGAAAATCGCAGTGGACGAGTTTATTTTGAATAAGCCGACATTATTAACTGAGGCAGAATTTGAGATGATCAAATTTCATACATTTCTAGGCAGAAAACTTATTGCCGATTTTGACTATAATCCGATGTTGAACGATGCCATTCTCAGCCACCATGAAAACTATGATGGCACTGGGTATCCAAACGGTCTAAAGGGAGATGAGATCCCCCTGATTGCAAGAATTATACGAGTGGCTGATTATTTTGATGCATTAACATCAAGCCGTCCTTACAGGTCTACGTTGCAGGTTGATGATGCAATAAATATTATGAGAAAAAATATGCATTGTTTTGATCCGGATGTCTTCAAGGTTTTTATAAACAATAAGCAATGGCTAACAAGGTTCTGCACCTGA
- a CDS encoding dihydroorotate dehydrogenase: MIDTTVDLGRGLVIKNPVMTASGTFGYGEEASAYFDLSELGAVVAKGISLLSMEGNPPPRVVETPAGMLNSIGLQNVGVERFVADKLPFLVESGAVIIANILGGSIGEYVKVAERLTGADGISALEVNISCPNVKEGGVQFGMRPELAAELVAALRSATGLHLMVKLSPNSGDIPEMAGAVRDAGADSISLINTVTGMEIDIRTRSPVLGRVIGGLSGPAIRPIALRMVYEAALAVDIPVVGIGGIGDPENAIKFLIAGASAVQVGTATFTDPSAPMRIVRGVRSFMEGQGMHSLGQVVGSLVVDDPL, from the coding sequence ATGATTGACACTACTGTAGACCTGGGGCGGGGGCTGGTCATAAAGAACCCCGTGATGACCGCGTCAGGAACATTCGGCTACGGGGAGGAGGCCTCGGCCTACTTTGACCTTTCAGAGCTGGGGGCTGTAGTGGCCAAGGGGATCTCCCTGCTGTCCATGGAGGGAAACCCGCCTCCCAGGGTTGTTGAGACCCCCGCGGGCATGTTGAACTCCATTGGGCTTCAGAATGTGGGTGTGGAACGGTTCGTGGCCGACAAGTTGCCCTTTCTTGTGGAATCGGGGGCTGTGATTATCGCCAACATCCTCGGCGGTTCCATCGGTGAATACGTCAAGGTGGCCGAAAGGCTTACCGGGGCCGATGGGATTTCCGCGCTGGAGGTCAATATTTCCTGTCCCAATGTCAAGGAGGGTGGAGTGCAGTTCGGGATGCGGCCCGAGCTTGCCGCAGAACTGGTCGCCGCCCTCCGGAGCGCAACCGGCCTCCATCTCATGGTGAAACTCTCTCCCAATTCCGGAGATATTCCGGAAATGGCCGGGGCGGTCCGTGATGCGGGGGCGGATTCCATTTCCCTGATCAACACGGTCACCGGGATGGAGATCGACATCCGCACCCGCAGCCCCGTTCTTGGGAGGGTGATAGGCGGGTTGTCCGGTCCGGCCATCCGTCCCATCGCCCTGAGAATGGTCTACGAGGCGGCCCTTGCGGTGGACATCCCCGTTGTGGGGATCGGCGGGATCGGCGACCCGGAGAATGCCATAAAGTTTCTCATCGCCGGGGCCAGCGCTGTCCAGGTCGGTACCGCGACCTTCACCGATCCCTCGGCGCCCATGAGGATTGTCAGGGGGGTCCGTTCGTTCATGGAGGGGCAGGGGATGCATTCCCTCGGCCAGGTGGTGGGAAGCCTGGTTGTTGATGATCCATTGTGA
- the pyrF gene encoding orotidine-5'-phosphate decarboxylase, translated as MAGGLIVALDMDDQDEACVLAEEVGEKVAALKVGAQLFSVAGPDIVRRIQGAGARVFLDLKFHDIPNTVRKAVEAVVPLGISFFTVHASGGRDMISAAKDAAGDSKVLAVTILTSLGKGDMSEIGFGGDIEEQVVRLAKLARAAGADGIVCSPLEVSRLRDELDGGCILVTPGVRPAGSAGDDQTRIATPARAVRAGADYLVVGRPVVKAFDRVQAVEMILDEMGANRA; from the coding sequence ATGGCCGGTGGTCTGATAGTAGCGCTGGATATGGATGATCAGGACGAGGCCTGTGTCCTGGCAGAGGAAGTTGGTGAGAAGGTAGCCGCGCTCAAGGTGGGGGCACAGCTGTTTTCCGTGGCCGGTCCGGATATAGTCCGCCGAATTCAGGGAGCAGGGGCAAGGGTTTTCCTGGATCTGAAGTTCCACGATATTCCCAATACGGTGAGGAAGGCGGTGGAAGCGGTGGTCCCTTTAGGTATCTCTTTCTTTACCGTCCACGCCTCGGGGGGAAGGGATATGATATCGGCTGCCAAGGATGCCGCCGGGGACTCGAAGGTCCTGGCCGTCACAATCCTGACGAGCCTTGGGAAAGGGGATATGTCCGAGATAGGGTTCGGGGGGGATATTGAGGAGCAGGTTGTCAGGTTGGCAAAATTGGCCAGGGCCGCCGGCGCCGACGGCATTGTCTGTTCCCCCCTTGAGGTCTCACGATTAAGGGACGAACTTGACGGCGGGTGTATCCTGGTGACTCCGGGCGTCAGGCCGGCCGGATCAGCAGGAGACGACCAGACCAGAATCGCCACACCCGCGCGGGCGGTTAGGGCGGGGGCCGATTACCTTGTGGTGGGGCGGCCCGTGGTCAAGGCTTTTGACAGGGTTCAGGCGGTTGAAATGATCCTTGATGAAATGGGGGCAAATAGGGCATAA
- a CDS encoding N-acetyl-gamma-glutamyl-phosphate reductase: MTARVGIIGATGYTGMELIRILLRHPEVDLTYVTSRKWAGKHLSEVSPALSGRTGLRFRAFDASEARMESDLVFVCLPHGGAMDASAALIETGVRTVDLSADFRLRERKVYEEWYGPHSQVHLLRTAVNGFPELYRDGIRDAFLVANAGCYPTSIILGLVPLVEKGLLKTSSVIADSKSGVSGAGREPKEHLHFPEVEGNFSAYGIAGVHRHTPEIDQELTRIGGKEIRVTFTPHLLPVSRGILSTIYADPAGSLEAEAVCDLYKERYRDEPFVQVRGNQEPLPTLKEVRGTNMCVIAPRIDRGNGRIIVISCLDNLVKGASGQAVQNMNIMLGLPETLGLLDLPIVP; this comes from the coding sequence ATGACTGCCAGAGTGGGAATAATCGGGGCAACGGGCTATACCGGGATGGAGCTCATCCGAATTCTGTTGCGCCATCCCGAGGTTGACCTGACATACGTCACATCGAGGAAGTGGGCCGGAAAGCATCTTTCCGAGGTCTCTCCGGCCTTGTCCGGCCGGACGGGTCTGAGGTTCAGGGCGTTTGACGCTTCCGAGGCCCGGATGGAGTCGGACCTGGTTTTCGTATGCCTTCCCCATGGGGGTGCCATGGATGCGTCCGCCGCCTTGATTGAAACAGGCGTGCGAACCGTTGACCTGAGCGCTGACTTCAGATTGCGGGAACGGAAGGTCTACGAGGAGTGGTATGGCCCCCACAGCCAGGTCCATCTGCTGCGGACCGCTGTAAACGGTTTTCCCGAGCTTTACCGGGATGGAATACGTGACGCTTTCCTGGTGGCCAACGCGGGGTGTTATCCGACCAGCATCATCCTGGGTCTCGTCCCTCTTGTGGAAAAGGGTCTCCTAAAGACGTCTTCCGTTATCGCCGACAGCAAATCCGGTGTAAGCGGGGCCGGAAGGGAACCGAAGGAGCATCTCCATTTCCCCGAGGTGGAGGGCAACTTCTCGGCCTATGGAATTGCGGGTGTGCACCGGCACACCCCTGAGATTGACCAGGAGCTGACCAGGATCGGGGGAAAGGAAATCCGGGTGACCTTTACCCCTCATTTGCTCCCGGTCAGTAGAGGGATACTTTCGACGATCTATGCCGATCCGGCTGGTTCCCTTGAGGCCGAGGCCGTTTGTGATCTGTACAAAGAACGGTATAGGGATGAGCCGTTCGTGCAGGTCCGGGGAAACCAGGAACCGCTTCCGACCTTGAAGGAGGTTCGCGGAACCAACATGTGCGTCATCGCTCCAAGGATTGACCGGGGAAACGGAAGGATCATCGTGATTTCCTGCCTGGACAATCTCGTGAAAGGCGCCTCCGGACAGGCGGTACAGAACATGAATATCATGCTGGGGCTTCCGGAGACTCTCGGGCTTCTGGATCTGCCCATTGTTCCCTGA
- a CDS encoding response regulator, whose protein sequence is MMVQKILIVEDNIVILTMQKQIFEMEGYEIITAQEGMDALKKVHEAHPDIVLLDVNIPGMNGFELCRQIKEDPSLSDIIVVMISAVYYSDEDAKKGMAMGADAYFTKPYENEVLQNKIKELLESRNVG, encoded by the coding sequence ATGATGGTGCAGAAAATTCTCATCGTTGAAGACAACATCGTGATTTTAACCATGCAAAAACAGATCTTCGAGATGGAAGGCTATGAGATAATCACCGCGCAGGAGGGAATGGATGCCCTCAAGAAGGTTCATGAGGCGCATCCGGATATCGTCCTCCTCGACGTGAATATCCCGGGTATGAACGGTTTTGAGCTTTGTAGGCAGATCAAGGAGGATCCTTCCCTTTCGGATATCATCGTTGTCATGATCTCGGCGGTTTACTACTCCGATGAGGATGCCAAAAAGGGGATGGCCATGGGCGCCGACGCCTATTTCACAAAGCCCTATGAAAACGAGGTCCTCCAGAACAAGATCAAGGAGCTTCTCGAATCCCGTAATGTCGGATAA
- the carB gene encoding carbamoyl-phosphate synthase large subunit: protein MPRRDDIKKILLIGSGPIIIGQACEFDYSGTQACKVLREEGYEVVLVNSNPATIMTDPELSDRTYIEPLLPEFVEKIIEKERPQAVLPTLGGQTALNLAVALEKRGVFKKYDVEMIGADREAIEKAEDRDLFKSAMSRIGLDLPISGYAHSIEDAMIILEEVGLPAIIRPSFTLGGTGGNIAYNMEEYERYIKWGLDLSPSHEILVEESIIGWKEFELEVMRDRKDNVVIVCPIENFDPMGIHTGDSITVAPAMTLTDREYQEMRDASLAIIREIGVDTGGCNIQFGVHPETGRMVIIEMNPRVSRSSALASKATGFPIAKIAARLAVGYTLDEITNDITRETPACFEPTIDYVVVKVPRFTFEKFPNADQVLTTQMKSVGEVMAIGRTFKEALGKAISSLEIGSCGFEPRDVDENGIMEKLRVPNWERLWYLAEALRREIPMEQIHKLTGIDPWFLEQVAQLVRAEEWFTGKSLEDMTAEDLMVAKQAGFSDLRLGQLTGSEGKEVRRRRIAEGIRATFKTVDTCGAEFKAFTPYLYSTYESEDEAAPTDRKKVVILGGGPNRIGQGIEFDYCCVHGIFALADEGYETIMVNCNPETVSTDYDTSDRLYFEPLTLEHVLNIFEVEKPDGVIVQFGGQTPLKLALDLEAAGVPILGTSPEKIDLAEDRERFKDLLNGLGLRQPANDVATSFEEARQVAFEIGYPVVVRPSYVLGGRAMEIVHDDESLERYMTEAVSASSEHPVLIDKFVDHAIEVDVDAIADGNMVVIGGIMEHIEEAGVHSGDSACSLPPVTLEEVTVEEIARQTRLLGKALDVKGLMNVQFAVRNGEVFILEVNPRASRTVPFVSKVTGVPLANLAARIMIGKSLQDLRFTEQVVPEHVAVKEAVFPFIKFPGVDCLLGPEMRSTGEVMGIDADFPLAYAKAQLAAGVHMPLGGTALLSIKDRDKAAVAPIAAHLVEMGFTILATGGTQKFLGERGIPADFVRKVREGRPHVVDAIINGGVQLVINTVEGAKSIQDSYTIRRSAVDRNVAYFTTIPGARAVGLGIQALRKKDWDVKALQDYVY from the coding sequence TTGCCCAGGCGAGACGACATAAAGAAAATTCTCCTTATCGGATCCGGTCCGATCATCATCGGCCAGGCGTGCGAGTTCGATTACTCCGGCACCCAGGCCTGCAAGGTCCTCCGGGAGGAGGGCTACGAGGTGGTCCTCGTGAACAGCAATCCCGCCACGATCATGACCGACCCGGAGCTTTCCGACAGGACGTATATTGAACCTCTCCTGCCTGAATTTGTGGAGAAGATCATCGAAAAGGAGCGCCCGCAGGCAGTTCTCCCCACACTCGGCGGCCAGACGGCTTTGAATCTGGCTGTGGCCCTGGAGAAAAGGGGTGTATTCAAAAAGTATGATGTGGAGATGATAGGCGCCGACCGGGAGGCCATCGAGAAGGCTGAGGACAGGGACCTGTTCAAATCCGCAATGTCCAGGATCGGGCTGGATCTGCCCATCAGCGGCTACGCTCATTCCATTGAGGATGCGATGATCATCCTCGAGGAGGTCGGCCTCCCCGCCATAATCAGGCCATCCTTCACCCTGGGGGGCACCGGTGGAAACATTGCCTACAACATGGAGGAGTACGAACGGTACATAAAGTGGGGGCTGGACCTGTCGCCGTCCCACGAGATCCTTGTCGAGGAGAGCATTATCGGCTGGAAGGAGTTCGAGCTGGAGGTGATGCGTGACCGCAAGGACAACGTGGTGATCGTGTGTCCCATCGAGAACTTCGATCCTATGGGAATCCACACGGGAGATTCCATAACTGTGGCTCCAGCCATGACCCTGACCGACAGGGAATATCAGGAGATGAGGGATGCCTCCCTGGCCATTATCAGGGAGATAGGTGTGGACACGGGCGGGTGCAACATTCAGTTCGGGGTACATCCGGAAACCGGAAGGATGGTGATAATCGAGATGAACCCACGGGTTTCCCGTTCCAGCGCCCTGGCCTCCAAGGCGACCGGTTTCCCCATAGCCAAGATCGCTGCCAGACTTGCCGTGGGCTATACCCTGGATGAGATCACCAACGATATTACCAGGGAAACCCCTGCCTGTTTCGAGCCCACCATTGATTATGTCGTCGTCAAGGTCCCCCGATTCACATTTGAGAAATTCCCCAACGCGGATCAGGTCCTCACCACCCAGATGAAATCGGTTGGAGAGGTCATGGCAATCGGGCGAACCTTCAAGGAGGCCCTCGGGAAGGCCATCTCTTCCCTGGAGATCGGTTCCTGCGGCTTTGAGCCGCGCGACGTCGATGAGAACGGCATAATGGAAAAACTCAGGGTTCCCAACTGGGAGCGGCTCTGGTACCTGGCCGAAGCTTTGCGCAGGGAGATCCCCATGGAGCAGATACATAAGCTCACCGGGATAGACCCGTGGTTCCTTGAGCAGGTGGCGCAACTCGTGCGGGCGGAGGAGTGGTTCACCGGAAAATCGCTGGAGGATATGACCGCCGAGGACCTCATGGTGGCGAAGCAGGCCGGCTTTTCAGATCTGAGGCTCGGGCAGTTGACCGGGTCGGAGGGCAAGGAGGTCAGAAGAAGGCGCATCGCCGAAGGAATCCGGGCGACCTTCAAGACGGTGGACACATGCGGGGCGGAGTTCAAGGCGTTCACCCCCTACCTTTACTCGACATACGAATCCGAGGATGAGGCTGCTCCAACGGACCGGAAAAAGGTAGTCATACTGGGGGGAGGGCCGAACCGTATCGGCCAGGGCATTGAGTTCGACTACTGTTGCGTCCATGGTATCTTTGCCCTTGCCGATGAGGGGTACGAGACCATAATGGTGAACTGCAACCCCGAGACGGTGAGCACCGACTACGATACGTCTGACCGGTTGTACTTCGAACCTCTCACCCTCGAGCACGTACTCAACATATTCGAGGTAGAAAAACCCGATGGGGTTATCGTTCAGTTCGGTGGCCAGACCCCTCTCAAACTTGCGCTGGACCTGGAGGCGGCGGGTGTTCCCATTCTCGGCACCAGTCCCGAGAAGATCGACCTGGCCGAGGACCGCGAGAGATTCAAGGATCTTCTCAACGGACTTGGTCTCAGACAGCCCGCCAACGATGTGGCCACATCATTCGAGGAGGCGAGGCAGGTCGCCTTCGAAATCGGTTATCCTGTCGTGGTCCGGCCTTCCTACGTCCTGGGGGGCCGTGCCATGGAAATTGTGCACGACGATGAGAGTCTGGAGAGGTACATGACGGAGGCGGTATCCGCGTCCTCGGAGCACCCAGTGCTCATCGACAAGTTCGTGGATCACGCCATCGAGGTGGATGTTGACGCCATTGCCGACGGGAACATGGTGGTCATCGGTGGGATTATGGAGCACATCGAGGAGGCGGGGGTCCACTCCGGCGATTCAGCGTGCAGCCTTCCCCCCGTCACCCTCGAGGAGGTGACCGTCGAGGAAATTGCCCGTCAGACCCGGCTCCTGGGAAAGGCCCTCGATGTTAAAGGGCTGATGAACGTCCAGTTCGCCGTGCGTAACGGAGAGGTGTTCATCCTGGAGGTAAATCCCCGCGCGTCACGGACGGTGCCCTTCGTGAGCAAGGTTACAGGAGTTCCCCTGGCGAACCTGGCCGCCAGGATAATGATAGGGAAGTCCCTCCAGGATCTGAGGTTCACCGAACAGGTGGTGCCTGAGCATGTCGCCGTCAAGGAGGCGGTGTTTCCGTTTATCAAGTTTCCCGGAGTGGACTGCCTGCTGGGTCCGGAGATGAGGTCCACCGGCGAGGTCATGGGGATCGATGCTGATTTTCCCCTGGCCTACGCAAAAGCCCAGCTTGCGGCAGGAGTGCATATGCCCCTCGGGGGAACCGCGCTTCTGTCCATTAAGGACAGGGATAAGGCGGCGGTTGCGCCCATTGCCGCACACCTTGTGGAGATGGGATTTACGATACTTGCCACGGGGGGGACGCAGAAGTTCCTTGGCGAGCGGGGCATCCCGGCCGATTTTGTACGAAAGGTACGGGAGGGCCGTCCCCACGTTGTGGATGCCATCATCAACGGCGGAGTCCAGCTTGTCATCAACACCGTTGAGGGGGCCAAATCCATTCAGGATTCCTACACCATCCGGCGATCGGCTGTGGACAGGAACGTGGCGTACTTTACCACCATCCCCGGTGCCAGAGCGGTGGGCCTGGGCATACAGGCTTTGAGGAAGAAAGATTGGGACGTCAAGGCCCTTCAGGATTACGTTTACTGA
- a CDS encoding dihydroorotate dehydrogenase electron transfer subunit, whose amino-acid sequence MACTDGPVEAVSSLTRARVISNTRVAEGLFIMRAEAAGWTGGDPAPGQFIMLRISDGDDPLLGRPFGIAGFRMIENGAEIDVIYRTVGRGTMAMATWVPGRAVRFLGPLGRGFPLPPKGSQSIFIAGGVGLPPLLALVRRMVELGRGEEVTLLYGEANAGRMLDLGNEKDLQVRFRICTEDGSGGFKGLVTDLLVSMGGLEDAHLYVCGPSPMMRAVHRLAQGKCLTSHYSLESRMACGFGVCMGCAVMVLSAGKTEYVRACREGPVFPGGMLVEESFPERI is encoded by the coding sequence ATGGCATGCACCGACGGTCCTGTAGAAGCTGTTTCCTCCCTGACCCGGGCACGGGTGATCTCCAACACCCGTGTGGCGGAGGGGCTTTTCATCATGAGGGCGGAGGCTGCCGGCTGGACGGGGGGCGATCCGGCCCCGGGACAGTTCATCATGCTGCGGATTTCAGACGGGGACGACCCGCTCCTGGGGCGGCCGTTCGGGATTGCCGGGTTTCGGATGATTGAAAATGGGGCCGAGATCGATGTCATCTACAGAACCGTGGGGCGAGGGACCATGGCAATGGCCACATGGGTCCCCGGCAGAGCAGTACGGTTTCTCGGCCCTCTCGGGCGCGGTTTTCCCCTGCCCCCCAAAGGTTCCCAAAGCATTTTTATCGCCGGTGGGGTGGGACTTCCGCCGTTGCTGGCGCTGGTTCGCCGGATGGTTGAACTGGGGCGGGGAGAGGAGGTGACCCTCCTTTACGGGGAGGCCAATGCCGGGCGAATGCTGGACCTCGGCAACGAGAAGGACCTGCAGGTACGCTTTCGCATCTGCACCGAGGACGGAAGCGGCGGCTTTAAAGGCCTCGTGACTGATCTTCTGGTGAGCATGGGTGGCCTTGAGGACGCCCATCTTTACGTCTGCGGACCAAGCCCCATGATGCGTGCCGTACATCGTCTGGCCCAGGGAAAATGCCTGACGTCGCACTATTCCCTTGAATCCCGGATGGCGTGCGGCTTCGGGGTGTGTATGGGCTGCGCCGTTATGGTGCTGTCTGCGGGTAAGACGGAGTACGTAAGGGCTTGCCGCGAGGGCCCGGTTTTCCCCGGTGGGATGCTCGTTGAGGAGTCCTTTCCGGAGAGGATATAG
- the rpsI gene encoding 30S ribosomal protein S9, which yields MEQTTYYGTGKRKTSIARVWLKDGDGKIHINRKEADGYLGRETLKMIIMQPFEVTGTVGQFDVRVTVKGGGVSGQAGAIKHGISRALLNVSGEYRKPLKKAGYLTRDAREVERKKYGQRGARARFQFSKR from the coding sequence ATGGAACAGACGACATATTATGGGACAGGAAAGAGAAAGACCTCCATTGCGCGCGTATGGCTGAAGGATGGAGATGGAAAGATCCATATCAACCGGAAAGAAGCTGACGGATATCTGGGCAGGGAAACCCTGAAAATGATAATTATGCAGCCCTTCGAGGTGACGGGGACCGTTGGACAGTTCGATGTCAGGGTCACTGTCAAGGGCGGCGGCGTCAGCGGACAGGCGGGAGCCATCAAGCACGGCATCAGCAGAGCCCTCCTTAACGTTTCCGGCGAATACAGGAAGCCGCTTAAGAAAGCCGGGTATCTGACCAGAGACGCTCGCGAGGTTGAGCGTAAGAAGTATGGCCAGAGGGGTGCCCGCGCAAGGTTCCAGTTCTCCAAACGTTGA